In Lentimicrobium sp. L6, the genomic window GGCTTCACGCAAAGGCAGAAAACCAGGAACAGGTGGATAATGAGTATAATTCTCATCAATGGCTGTTTTACCGGCTTCTTTAATAAACTCAGGAGTGTTAAAGTCTGGTTCACCAATACTTAAATTGATCACGTCAATTCCTTGTTCTTTAAGTTCACGGCTCTTTTTAGTCATGGCTAAAGTGGCCGACTCTGTCATTTGATTTAAGCGATTCGATACGATTCCCATAGTGTTGTATTTTTGTCTTGGCAAAATTAACTTTTGTTCGTGAATTAGCAAATTTGTTCTTCTGAATCCTAACCAGTGGTTTACTGATTTTTACAAAAAAAAAGGGCCACCGTTTTCAGTAGCCCAAGCTAATTGCTTCTCTCTGTATTTTTTAGTCAAATTCGAACCAGTTTTTTACCAATTCTACTTTGTCTGTTGTTTCTGATATGTGGATGAATTCATTATTCTTTACGTTATAACGATAATCCTTTTCCCATTCATTAATATTTTCTATCATATCTTTAAAAGCTTGTGCTATGAATTCCAATTCTTGAATGGTCATGGTAGGATGTAGTGAAAGTCTTACCCATCCAGGCTTAGAAGATAAATCACCTTTATTAATCTTTTCAGTGATTTTTTTTGATTCGCAAGAAGTAATTCCCATTAAAAAATGTCCATAGGTACCAGCACAAGCACAGCCGCCACGCAATTGAATTCCAAATCTGTCATTCAATATTTTAACTGCAAGATTATAATGAATATCTTCTATATAAAAGGATATAACCCCTAATCGGTCTTTTAAATCTCCAGATAGAATATGTAGCTTTTCAATCGGATCCAATAATTCGAATGCCTTTGCTACCAACACTTTTTCTCGTGCTTCTATATTTTTGACTCCAATTTGCTCTTTTAGTTTTATAGCCAGAGCAACTCTAATAGCTTGCAGGAATCCAGGTGTTCCACCATCCTCTCTAGCTTCTATATTATCTACATATTTATATTCTCCCCAAGGATTGGTCCAATCTACTGTTCCTCCACCGGGATGATCTGGAGTTTTGTTTAAGTATAACTTATTATTGAAAATTAAAACACCACTACTGCCTGGGCCTCCTAAGAATTTATGAGGAGAGAAATATATAGCGTCTAATTCTTCTTCAGGATCTTCAGGGTGCATGTTCATATCTTCATATGGTGCATTGGCAGCAAAATCAATAAAGCATAAGCCCTGATGTTGATGCATGATTTTTGCTAATTCATGATAGTTGGTATGAACACCTGTAACGTTTGAACAAGCCGAAAAACTTCCCATTTTGAATTTTCTATCCTCGTATTTCTTCAGCTGTTTCCTTAATTCATCAGGATTTACGGTTAAATCTTTGTTAGGTTCTAAAACAATCACCTCGGCATTGGTTTCTAGCCAGCTGGTTTGATTTGAATGATGTTCCATATGGGTAATGAAAACGATGGGGCGATCTTTTTCATTTTGTATACATGATTTACCAGAAAGAACACCACAGTTCTTTAGGCCAAGAATTCTTTGGAATTTATTGATGACACTTGTCATTCCATTACCACTGGTTATTAAAATATCATCGTCATGTGCATTCACATGTTTTTTGATAATCTTTTGTGCCCAATGATAAGATTTGGTCATTATGGTTCCTGTCTCGCTGGTCTCAGTATGTGTGTTAGCTACCCAAGGACCAAAATCCTCTTGAATCTTTTTTTCAATAGGGCTATATAGCCTACCACTGGCGATCCAATCTGCATACAATACCTTTTTTTCCCCATAAGGAGACTGCATTACTAGATCGTTTCCAATAATATTATTTCTGTATTTCTCAAAAAAATGGTCCATTCAATATTTTTTGACTGGTTGTTTTAGTAAAGATTCGTAAATATTTTACAAAGTACCTAGGTCATTCGTAAAAACTTAGCAAATATAGTATTTTTTTAGAAAAAAATATGGAAGTACCGAAATGTTAATTTCATAAGCCTTGTTTTTATTCAATTTAAATTACTGAAAAATAAAGTTGCACAAAACCAGTGAGTTGTAAAAAATAATCTCTTGGTATTTATATGCATGCATGGTTTTGTTTATAGGAATGTTTATGGAGATTCAAAGAGAAATCACTTTTTTTGGCGTAAAATGGCTGTGCTAAATCTAATTCGGCCTCTAAAATCGCATATTATTTGGATGGATTCGAAGCCATGTTTAATTAAAAGATCTGAAAGTTCAGTTCCATATTTTTCATTGATCTCAAAATATAACCTTCCATTATTATGGAGGTGGTCTTTAGCTTGAAGAATAATTCTTTCGTAAAATAAAAGAGGAGCGGAGTCTTTTACATATAAAGCAGATTCAGGCTCAAAATCTACTACATTTTTATGCATTTCTTTTTTCTCGGATTCTAGAACGTATGGAGGGTTGGAGATGATAACATCGTAATCTCCACTGAAGTCTTCTTTGAGGATATCTAATTGGACAAGGTCGATGGTAGAGTTCTGAGCTTGAACATTCTTTTGGGCCAATTCAATAATCTCAGATTTAAAATCAAGTCCATAATACTTATGCTGTGGCATGGCCTTTTCTAAGGCTAGAGGAATGCAGGCTGTTCCTGTGCCGATATCAAGTATCTTCAAACTACTATTAGAATTTTCTTTGGAAATAATGTATTGAACTAGCTCCTCAGTTTCTGGTCTGGGAATTAAAGTGTGTTCATTTACTTGGAGTTTTAGATTGAGAAACCAGGTGTATCCTAATACATGTTGTATGGGCTTCCCTTTTTT contains:
- a CDS encoding aminotransferase class V-fold PLP-dependent enzyme; the protein is MDHFFEKYRNNIIGNDLVMQSPYGEKKVLYADWIASGRLYSPIEKKIQEDFGPWVANTHTETSETGTIMTKSYHWAQKIIKKHVNAHDDDILITSGNGMTSVINKFQRILGLKNCGVLSGKSCIQNEKDRPIVFITHMEHHSNQTSWLETNAEVIVLEPNKDLTVNPDELRKQLKKYEDRKFKMGSFSACSNVTGVHTNYHELAKIMHQHQGLCFIDFAANAPYEDMNMHPEDPEEELDAIYFSPHKFLGGPGSSGVLIFNNKLYLNKTPDHPGGGTVDWTNPWGEYKYVDNIEAREDGGTPGFLQAIRVALAIKLKEQIGVKNIEAREKVLVAKAFELLDPIEKLHILSGDLKDRLGVISFYIEDIHYNLAVKILNDRFGIQLRGGCACAGTYGHFLMGITSCESKKITEKINKGDLSSKPGWVRLSLHPTMTIQELEFIAQAFKDMIENINEWEKDYRYNVKNNEFIHISETTDKVELVKNWFEFD
- the prmC gene encoding peptide chain release factor N(5)-glutamine methyltransferase, with product MAFAIEELSGIYPEEETKAITLWLFEEFLGVGRVDFQLNLNNGMSESELLKFNFAIKDLKKGKPIQHVLGYTWFLNLKLQVNEHTLIPRPETEELVQYIISKENSNSSLKILDIGTGTACIPLALEKAMPQHKYYGLDFKSEIIELAQKNVQAQNSTIDLVQLDILKEDFSGDYDVIISNPPYVLESEKKEMHKNVVDFEPESALYVKDSAPLLFYERIILQAKDHLHNNGRLYFEINEKYGTELSDLLIKHGFESIQIICDFRGRIRFSTAILRQKK